The Equus przewalskii isolate Varuska chromosome 8, EquPr2, whole genome shotgun sequence genome has a window encoding:
- the ALKAL1 gene encoding ALK and LTK ligand 1 encodes MRPAKPGATLPALLLLALVLAPHETQGRPRGRRGARVANEEPKPSLFLPAAGAGPASSASRSAEMFPRDLNLKDKFIKHFTGPVTFSAECKKHFHRLYHNTRDCSTPAYYKRCARLLTRLAVSPLCSQT; translated from the exons ATGCGTCCGGCCAAGCCGGGCGCCACGCTGCCCGCGCTGCTCCTGCTCGCGCTGGTTTTGGCCCCGCATGAGACCCAGGGGAGGCCCCGGGGGCGCAGGGGAGCCCGCGTCGCAAACGAGGAACCCAAGCCGTCGCTTTTCCTCCCCGCGGCCGGAGCCGGCCCTGCTTCCAGTGCCTCCCGGAGCGCAG aaatgTTCCCAAGAGATTTGAACTTGAAAGACAAATTCATAAAGCATTTCACAG GGCCAGTCACATTTTCAGCTGAATGTAAGAAACACTTCCATCGACTCTATCACAACACCAGAGATTGCTCAACGCCAGCTT aTTACAAAAGATGTGCTAGATTGCTAACAAGATTGGCAGTGAGTCCACTATGCTCACAAACCTAG